The following proteins come from a genomic window of Paenibacillus spongiae:
- a CDS encoding DsrE/DsrF/DrsH-like family protein produces the protein MTEKKEKTTIVLFSGDMDKAIAAFIIANGAAAYDHDVTIFFTFWGLNTMRRDEVVKVKKGFLEKAFGWMMPRGAKKLGLSNMNFMGMGPKMIKHVMKKHNALTLPQLIELAQEQGVKLVACTMTMDLLGLQQEELIPGMEYAGVAGYLGDAVDAKVNLFI, from the coding sequence ATGACGGAGAAAAAAGAAAAAACGACGATTGTGCTCTTCAGCGGCGATATGGACAAAGCGATTGCGGCCTTCATCATTGCTAACGGCGCTGCCGCGTACGACCACGATGTCACGATCTTCTTCACGTTCTGGGGGTTGAATACGATGCGCCGGGATGAAGTCGTAAAAGTGAAGAAGGGCTTCCTGGAGAAGGCGTTCGGATGGATGATGCCGCGCGGAGCGAAGAAGCTGGGCCTCTCCAACATGAACTTTATGGGAATGGGTCCCAAGATGATTAAGCATGTCATGAAGAAGCATAATGCGCTCACGCTACCTCAACTGATCGAGCTTGCTCAGGAGCAGGGCGTCAAGCTCGTCGCGTGCACCATGACGATGGATCTGCTGGGCCTCCAACAGGAAGAACTCATCCCGGGGATGGAATATGCAGGGGTTGCCGGTTATCTCGGCGATGCTGTGGATGCCAAAGTCAACTTGTTCATCTAA
- a CDS encoding sulfite exporter TauE/SafE family protein, whose product MDWMLYLVMVLLGFVGSFFSGLLGIGGAIINYPMLLLIPSGLSLADFTGQQVSSISMFQVFFASLAGMLAFQRRKKTDPKSGTFIHRGLVVYMGSSILAGSLLGGIVSKFMSGDTINVVYGVLAILAVILMLIPNKGQEQRLNADIAFSKFIAILSAFIVGIVSGIVGAGGAFILIPIMLTVLKIPTRTTIASSLAIVFISAIGGIIGKITAGHIPIMPTLFTVIGSLLGAPLGSRMSAKLNVRMLRYALIVLIAGTAIKIWISILG is encoded by the coding sequence ATGGACTGGATGCTATATCTGGTGATGGTTCTGCTGGGCTTTGTCGGCTCATTCTTCTCCGGTTTACTCGGCATAGGCGGGGCTATCATCAATTATCCGATGCTTCTGCTGATCCCTTCCGGGCTATCGCTGGCAGATTTTACGGGTCAGCAGGTGTCTTCGATCAGTATGTTTCAAGTGTTCTTCGCTTCATTGGCGGGAATGCTGGCGTTCCAGCGGCGCAAGAAGACGGATCCGAAATCAGGGACATTCATTCACCGGGGACTCGTCGTCTATATGGGCAGCAGCATCTTGGCCGGGAGCCTGCTGGGCGGTATTGTATCCAAGTTTATGTCCGGCGATACCATCAATGTGGTGTATGGCGTACTTGCGATATTAGCCGTTATCTTAATGCTCATACCGAATAAAGGACAGGAGCAGCGGTTGAATGCCGACATTGCGTTTAGCAAATTCATTGCCATTCTATCGGCGTTCATCGTCGGCATCGTTTCCGGCATCGTCGGTGCGGGCGGGGCATTCATTCTCATTCCGATCATGCTCACCGTACTCAAAATACCGACGCGCACCACGATAGCGTCATCCTTAGCGATTGTTTTTATATCCGCCATAGGAGGCATCATCGGCAAAATAACAGCAGGGCATATACCGATTATGCCAACGTTATTTACGGTCATCGGCAGTCTGCTGGGCGCGCCGCTTGGATCCCGAATGAGCGCTAAGCTGAACGTTCGCATGCTGCGCTACGCTTTGATTGTACTCATCGCCGGAACGGCGATTAAGATATGGATCTCAATATTAGGATAA
- a CDS encoding rhodanese-like domain-containing protein codes for MDANQWITVIVVAALVWFIYSRMAPVKGLNNVNAAAFQQELSDCADKLLVDVREKNEYKTGFIPGAINIPLSQIQSQAAEIPKDRQIFLYCRSGMRSRQAAAVLKKNGFTKITNLQGGILSWKGKLSK; via the coding sequence ATGGACGCTAATCAATGGATTACCGTGATCGTTGTCGCGGCTCTGGTATGGTTCATCTATTCGAGGATGGCACCCGTTAAAGGGTTAAATAATGTGAATGCAGCTGCTTTCCAGCAGGAACTGTCGGACTGCGCCGACAAGCTGCTGGTGGACGTCCGCGAGAAGAACGAATACAAGACGGGCTTTATCCCGGGAGCGATCAACATTCCTTTATCGCAAATCCAGAGCCAAGCGGCGGAAATCCCGAAGGACCGGCAGATTTTCTTGTACTGCCGGAGCGGGATGAGGAGCAGGCAGGCTGCCGCCGTGCTGAAGAAGAACGGATTTACGAAAATAACGAATCTTCAGGGCGGCATTCTATCCTGGAAGGGCAAGCTGTCGAAATAG
- a CDS encoding metal-sensitive transcriptional regulator: MSYNYTEDIKKRLRRIEGQVRGVLRLMEEEKSCKDVVSQLSAVRNAADKAIAQIVAENLQQCILEEQAAGRDSSKLVKEAIELLVKSR, from the coding sequence ATGAGCTACAACTACACGGAGGATATCAAAAAACGGCTTCGACGGATCGAAGGGCAGGTTCGCGGCGTGCTCCGTCTGATGGAAGAGGAGAAATCCTGCAAGGATGTCGTCAGTCAGCTGTCGGCCGTCCGCAATGCCGCAGATAAGGCAATCGCACAGATCGTGGCCGAAAATTTGCAGCAGTGCATTCTGGAGGAGCAGGCCGCCGGAAGAGATTCGAGCAAGCTGGTGAAGGAAGCCATCGAGCTGCTGGTGAAGAGCCGCTAA
- a CDS encoding DUF302 domain-containing protein, with amino-acid sequence MLEHYTVETAQSVDEAIKVLDRNLKEAGFGILWQMDIPSKLQEKGVNSYTNPYRILEVCNPREAARVLNHNELAGYFLPCKITVYKSGEVTKIGLIKPSAFMRMLDDPELTATAQEIEAVLIQVLDQSK; translated from the coding sequence ATGCTGGAGCATTATACGGTAGAAACGGCTCAATCGGTGGATGAAGCCATCAAGGTGCTTGACCGGAACTTAAAGGAGGCCGGGTTCGGAATTCTTTGGCAGATGGACATTCCGTCGAAGCTTCAAGAGAAAGGCGTGAATTCATACACGAATCCATACCGGATCCTGGAGGTATGCAATCCAAGGGAGGCAGCGCGCGTACTGAACCATAATGAGCTGGCAGGTTATTTTCTCCCTTGCAAAATTACGGTATACAAGTCAGGTGAGGTAACGAAAATCGGCTTGATTAAGCCGTCTGCATTCATGCGCATGCTGGATGATCCGGAATTGACGGCAACGGCACAGGAGATTGAAGCTGTATTGATTCAAGTGCTGGACCAATCCAAATAA